From the genome of Gopherus evgoodei ecotype Sinaloan lineage chromosome 5, rGopEvg1_v1.p, whole genome shotgun sequence, one region includes:
- the N4BP2 gene encoding NEDD4-binding protein 2 isoform X5 — protein sequence MPKKRKNLGVSPSRKVVDSERMAASGEGLVPPSDVAVSRAIYSVNQEELLNNMSEMFSDLDASVVYMVLSECDFKVENAMDCLLELSTAAKGVISSKVSGFDSIASSLSLVNQQSSVANEIVGESCAKEDIVNYKEESEKIPSPDIQLTEELDSLIQTAFEKYSLRDKLYDSTNDKITGKQPVTLDQSNSNGINEFPESEKSCLGFNVLLSLQQAETENEKLENNSSVLISEGHKSSQPAVSKSSIQTKNSSSADMDIFAQVSVRSSLPEINTDNAPEVIKPTNSEVACRNLNQSQNIVLDHGSLNASGHFFQGLGEAGTTASGNSSSKCLEPQEGVMAVCSSQKSISLPEVFESPEGSSFKSPQLADVQQGWNLHIFPPPQHPPQRPWNPMAPVFYPSGGNHSFVIPVAISPGQWRPVSDYRTHGKGMPFPPPVVSHVWDSNASPKVWGNQDGIQKLNLSQVHQPPVCPVMRKKTHLVGQVLVLLRGVPGSGKSFLARTLLEDNPSGIILSTDDYFYKNGQYQYDANCLGEAHEWNRKQAKEAFEKRISPIIIDNTNIQAWEMKPYVALSQQYKYKVMFREPDTWWKFKPKELERRNIHGVSKEKIQRMLERYERCLTVNSVLNSTVPNKSENADWNEVPCQGEGYGQKEVHAYVKEERLFASASKPPQLAEEEKHASATSSAVENNLADKCFQKEEEEIENNLRQQVSENSIIQSGVEISLSDYEEKEVPLGQKTVKREEIHRITETETSKTNEVKSVETTHLHICSFEHIQEHSDKILEVQTEKDQYNEIEVEPVVTHENNIMKQNGSSLEVSVRPELLNFLGDWPVEQTIRQRTKRTRRIEKFPMKRDKEDKAMSQHLLDSHKSQVDLADVQQEVLPGEKRQGEENLVSDSFCVLGADKITPELQMMGDWPAMSSLQQRQHRSRRISKRSLSESDEAGNNKCDIHKNVLDTVNMLHGTSVSTEELQDTATSHFQEPERVASENISEKKPQQNKRTRKHHKLALTFTNSSVALSKPEEQLEKEPEKHICKQPSRYSQTEPQDFALLWRLEKKIIISENIISENTKVLHGRLEAFRPKDMDAASSSQEKIPYRVMYDKSTHVEESELISIDESENLNVLCKLFGSFSFDALKDLYERCNKDIVWTTGLLLDSDEKLCKGEDIECLQEAGTEPATADLEFKANTNYGENLKNSEQTSQIIGTDGITQLSENNLSVCYAESETADILETDAKISDSLTRLPPSASVKLKNTKDIAPRTQAEGSGTDIIEQSVSETQKINLRAMSLINETEEKPVMPQLDVGLCFPETFHKVFNTAPNILKSKLNKEIDNKCSETYLESSKVNNMILPLLQMDQAPLKNCASDVEELETYKETQGNDMIATGGDREESKPSNMDEDRTKILNPASLSSGSMNINCLELALPPELALQLKEIFGPVGIDSGSLTVEDYVVHIDLNLAKVIHEKWKESIMKRQRMEDEYYKLLMQDGDGSANQAFSPSAPQEESFLCSKHPLHSPTTWTVTSSHNLVLRLKEHRQSTAEKENGLFLSIINRHTQ from the exons TTGAAAATGCTATGGATTGTCTGCTAGAACTTTCCACAGCTGCTAAGGGAGTAATATCTTCAAAAGTCTCAGGTTTTGATTCAATAGCATCATCTCTATCTCTTGTTAACCAGCAAAGCTCTGTTGCAAATGAAATAGTGGGTGAAAGTTGTGCAAAAGAAGATATTGTGAACTATAAAGAAGAATCAGAAAAGATCCCATCACCTGATATTCAGCTGACTGAAGAGCTAGATTCCTTGATACAAACTGCTTTTGAGAAATACAGTCTGAGAGACAAATTGTATGATTCCACAAATGACAAAATCACAGGAAAGCAGCCTGTGACATTGGACCAGAGTAATTCTAATGGCATTAATGAATTTCCTGAGAGTGAAAAATCCTGTTTAGGGTTTAATGTCTTGCTTTCTCTGCAGCAAGCAGAGACAGAGAATGAGAAGTTAGAAAACAACTCCTCTGTGTTAATCTCAGAGGGTCACAAATCTTCTCAGCCGGCTGTAAGTAAATCTAGCATTCAAACAAAGAATAGTTCATCAGCTGACATGGACATTTTTGCACAAGTATCAGTAAGATCTAGTCTGCCAGAAATTAATACTGACAATGCTCCAGAAGTCATTAAACCAACAAACTCGGAAGTGGCTTGTAGAAATCTTAATCAATCACAGAATATTGTTTTAGACCATGGAAGTTTGAATGCTTCTGGTCATTTCTTCCAGGGACTTGGAGAAGCTGGTACAACAGCTAGCGGAAATTCCAGCTCAAAATGCCTTGAACCACAGGAAGGTGTAATGGCTGTGTGTAGTAGCCAAAAAAGCATTTCTCTCCCTGAAGTGTTTGAATCTCCTGAAGGATCCAGTTTCAAATCGCCACAACTTGCAGATGTTCAGCAGGGATGGAATTTACATATTTTTCCACCACCACAGCACCCTCCACAGCGTCCTTGGAATCCAATGGCTCCTGTGTTTTATCCATCAGGTGGAAATCACAGCTTTGTAATTCCAGTAGCTATCAGTCCGGGACAATGGAGGCCTGTTTCAGACTACAGGACGCATGGCAAAGGAATGCCTTTTCCTCCTCCAGTGGTTTCACATGTCTGGGATAGCAACGCATCTCCGAAGGTATGGGGAAATCAAGATGGAATCCAAAAATTGAACCTCTCTCAAGTACACCAACCACCTGTTTGTCCGGTAATGAGAAAAAAGACACATCTTGTAGGTCAAGTTCTTGTTCTTCTCAGAGGGGTTCCAGGATCAGGAAAATCTTTTTTGGCAAG GACTTTGCTTGAGGATAACCCAAGTGGAATCATTCTTAGTACTGATGATTACTTTTACAAAAACGGACAATATCAATATGATGCAAATTGCTTAGGAGAAGCACATGAGTGGAACAGGAAACAAG CCAAAGAAGCATTTGAAAAGAGAATCTCTCCTATAATAATAGACAACACAAACATACAGGCATGGGAGATGAAGCCTTACGTTGCTTTG TCTCAGCAGtacaaatacaaagtaatgtTCCGAGAGCCTGATACTTGGTGGAAGTTTAAACCAAAAGAGCTTGAAAG GCGAAACATTCATGGTGTATCTAAAGAAAAGATCCAAAGAATGTTGGAGCGTTATGAACGTTGCCTTACTGTTAACTCAGTCTTGAATTCTACTGTCCCAAAcaaatcagaaaatgctgattggaATGAAGTTCCTTGTCAGGGGGAAGGCTATGG GCAAAAAGAGGTACATGCGTATGTGAAAGAAGAGAGACTTTTTGCTTCGGCTTCAAAGCCTCCCCAATTAGCTGAAGAGGAGAAACATGCATCTGCTACATCTTCAGCAGTAGAAAATAACTTAGCAGATAAATGTTTtcaaaaagaagaggaggaaattgAAAATAATTTAAGACAACAAGTTTCTGAGAATAGCATTATTCAAAGTGGTGTGGAAATCAGTTTATCAGATTATGAAGAAAAAGAAGTGCCTTTGGGGCAAAAAACtgtaaaaagagaagaaatacatAGAATTACTGAAACAGAAACTTCTAAAACTAATGAGGTGAAATCTGTAGAAACCACACACTTGCATATCTGTTCTTTTGAACATATTCAAGAACATAGTGACAAGATTCTGGAAGTTCAAACTGAAAAAGATCAGTACAATGAAATTGAAGTAGAACCAGTAGTAACACATGAAAATAACATTATGAAACAAAATGGTTCATCTTTGGAGGTATCAGTGAGGCCAGAATTATTAAACTTTCTGGGTGACTGGCCTGTAGAACAAACAATCAGGCAGAGAACCAAAAGGACTAGAAGAATAGAAAAATTTCCTATGAAGCGTGATAAAGAGGATAAAGCAATGAGCCAGCATCTTCTTGATTCCCACAAGTCACAAGTGGACCTGGCAGATGTTCAGCAGGAAGTACTACCTGGTGAAAAAAGACAGGGGGAGGAAAATTTAGTCTCTGACTCTTTCTGTGTTCTTGGCGCAGATAAAATTACCCCAGAATTGCAAATGATGGGAGACTGGCCTGCTATGAGCTCTTTACAGCAGAGGCAACATAGATCAAGGAGAATATCAAAGAGAAGTCTAAGTGAATCTGATGAAGCTGGAAATAATAAATGTGATATACACAAAAATGTTCTTGACACAGTGAATATGCTTCATGGAACGTCTGTGAGCACTGAAGAGCTACAGGACACAGCGACATCACATTTTCAAGAACCTGAAAGAGTAGCTAGTGAAAATATCAGTGAGAAAAAGccccaacaaaataaaagaacacGGAAGCATCATAAATTAGCCCTCACGTTTACCAACAGCAGTGTAGCCCTCTCCAAACCGGAAGAACAGCTGGAAAAGGAACCTGAGAAACACATCTGTAAACAACCAAGCAGGTATTCACAGACTGAGCCACAGGATTTCGCGCTTTTATGGAGattagaaaagaaaattattatttctGAGAATATTATTTCCGAGAATACCAAAGTATTACATGGCAGATTAGAAGCATTCAGACCAAAAGATATGGATGCTGCTTCAAGTTCTCAAGAAAAAATACCCTATAGAGTTATGTATGATAAAAGCACACATGTGGAAGAAAGTGAACTTATCAGTATTGATGAATCTGAAAATCTGAATGTtctttgtaagctgtttgggTCCTTTTCATTCGATGCATTGAAAGACTTGTATGAAAGATGTAACAAGGATATTGTCTGGACCACAGGCCTGCTCTTGGATTCTGATGAAAAGTTGTGTAAAGGCGAAGACATTGAATGCTTGCAGGAGGCAGGAACTGAGCCAGCTACCGCAGACCTTGAATTCAAGGCAAATACAAACTATGGAGAGAATCTTAAAAATTCTGAACAAACCAGCCAAATAATTGGGACTGATGGTATCACTCAGCTTTCAGAAAACAATTTATCAGTGTGTTATGCAGAGAGTGAAACTGCAGACATACTTGAAACAGATGCTAAAATATCTGACTCACTAACAAGACTTCCACCGAGTGCTTCAGTAAAACTCAAAAATACCAAGGACATTGCTCCCAGAACTCAGGCAGAAGGTTCAGGAACAGATATCATCGAGCAGTCTGTTTCAGAGACACAGAAAATAAACTTAAGGGCCATGAGCCTTATTaatgaaacagaagaaaaaccaGTGATGCCACAGCTTGATGTGGGCTTATGTTTTCCTGAGACTTTCCATAAGGTGTTTAACACTGCtccaaacattttgaaatccaaaTTAAATAAGGAGATAGACAATAAATGTTCAGAAACATATCTAGAGAGTTCCAAAGTAAATAATATGATTCTTCCGTTACTGCAAATGGATCAAGCACCTTTGAAGAACTGTGCAAGTGATGTAGAAGAACTGGAAACCTATAAAGAAACTCAGGGGAATGATATGATAGCAACTGGAGGTGATAGAGAAGAAAGCAAACCTTCTAATATGGATGAAGATAGAACCAAGATATTGAACCCTGCTTCATTATCCTCAGGATCCATGAATATAAATTGCCTAGAATTGGCATTACCTCCTGAACTAGCCCTTCAACTGAAAGAAATATTTGGGCCAGTTGGCATTGACTCAG GATCTCTAACTGTTGAGGATTATGTGGTTCATATAGATCTGAATCTGGCCAAAGTGATTCATGAGAAATGGAAAGAATCTATTATG AAGAGACAAAGGATGGAAGATGAATATTATAAGCTGCTTATGCAAG ATGGTGATGGATCTGCTAATCAAGCATTCAGTCCCTCAGCTCCCCAGGAGgaatccttcctctgcagcaaacACCCTCTCCACTCACCTACGACCTGGACTGTGACTTCAAGCCACAATCTGGTCCTTAGACTTAAAG AGCACAGACAATCAACTGCAGAGAAAGAAAATGGCCTGTTCCTCTCGATCATCAACAGACACACACAGTGA
- the N4BP2 gene encoding NEDD4-binding protein 2 isoform X6, translated as MPKKRKNLGVSPSRKVVDSERMAASGEGLVPPSDVAVSRAIYSVNQEELLNNMSEMFSDLDASVVYMVLSECDFKVENAMDCLLELSTAAKGVISSKVSGFDSIASSLSLVNQQSSVANEIVGESCAKEDIVNYKEESEKIPSPDIQLTEELDSLIQTAFEKYSLRDKLYDSTNDKITGKQPVTLDQSNSNGINEFPESEKSCLGFNVLLSLQQAETENEKLENNSSVLISEGHKSSQPAVSKSSIQTKNSSSADMDIFAQVSVRSSLPEINTDNAPEVIKPTNSEVACRNLNQSQNIVLDHGSLNASGHFFQGLGEAGTTASGNSSSKCLEPQEGVMAVCSSQKSISLPEVFESPEGSSFKSPQLADVQQGWNLHIFPPPQHPPQRPWNPMAPVFYPSGGNHSFVIPVAISPGQWRPVSDYRTHGKGMPFPPPVVSHVWDSNASPKVWGNQDGIQKLNLSQVHQPPVCPVMRKKTHLVGQVLVLLRGVPGSGKSFLARTLLEDNPSGIILSTDDYFYKNGQYQYDANCLGEAHEWNRKQAKEAFEKRISPIIIDNTNIQAWEMKPYVALSQQYKYKVMFREPDTWWKFKPKELERRNIHGVSKEKIQRMLERYERCLTVNSVLNSTVPNKSENADWNEVPCQGEGYGQKEVHAYVKEERLFASASKPPQLAEEEKHASATSSAVENNLADKCFQKEEEEIENNLRQQVSENSIIQSGVEISLSDYEEKEVPLGQKTVKREEIHRITETETSKTNEVKSVETTHLHICSFEHIQEHSDKILEVQTEKDQYNEIEVEPVVTHENNIMKQNGSSLEVSVRPELLNFLGDWPVEQTIRQRTKRTRRIEKFPMKRDKEDKAMSQHLLDSHKSQVDLADVQQEVLPGEKRQGEENLVSDSFCVLGADKITPELQMMGDWPAMSSLQQRQHRSRRISKRSLSESDEAGNNKCDIHKNVLDTVNMLHGTSVSTEELQDTATSHFQEPERVASENISEKKPQQNKRTRKHHKLALTFTNSSVALSKPEEQLEKEPEKHICKQPSRYSQTEPQDFALLWRLEKKIIISENIISENTKVLHGRLEAFRPKDMDAASSSQEKIPYRVMYDKSTHVEESELISIDESENLNVLCKLFGSFSFDALKDLYERCNKDIVWTTGLLLDSDEKLCKGEDIECLQEAGTEPATADLEFKANTNYGENLKNSEQTSQIIGTDGITQLSENNLSVCYAESETADILETDAKISDSLTRLPPSASVKLKNTKDIAPRTQAEGSGTDIIEQSVSETQKINLRAMSLINETEEKPVMPQLDVGLCFPETFHKVFNTAPNILKSKLNKEIDNKCSETYLESSKVNNMILPLLQMDQAPLKNCASDVEELETYKETQGNDMIATGGDREESKPSNMDEDRTKILNPASLSSGSMNINCLELALPPELALQLKEIFGPVGIDSGSLTVEDYVVHIDLNLAKVIHEKWKESIMKRQRMEDEYYKLLMQEHRQSTAEKENGLFLSIINRHTQ; from the exons TTGAAAATGCTATGGATTGTCTGCTAGAACTTTCCACAGCTGCTAAGGGAGTAATATCTTCAAAAGTCTCAGGTTTTGATTCAATAGCATCATCTCTATCTCTTGTTAACCAGCAAAGCTCTGTTGCAAATGAAATAGTGGGTGAAAGTTGTGCAAAAGAAGATATTGTGAACTATAAAGAAGAATCAGAAAAGATCCCATCACCTGATATTCAGCTGACTGAAGAGCTAGATTCCTTGATACAAACTGCTTTTGAGAAATACAGTCTGAGAGACAAATTGTATGATTCCACAAATGACAAAATCACAGGAAAGCAGCCTGTGACATTGGACCAGAGTAATTCTAATGGCATTAATGAATTTCCTGAGAGTGAAAAATCCTGTTTAGGGTTTAATGTCTTGCTTTCTCTGCAGCAAGCAGAGACAGAGAATGAGAAGTTAGAAAACAACTCCTCTGTGTTAATCTCAGAGGGTCACAAATCTTCTCAGCCGGCTGTAAGTAAATCTAGCATTCAAACAAAGAATAGTTCATCAGCTGACATGGACATTTTTGCACAAGTATCAGTAAGATCTAGTCTGCCAGAAATTAATACTGACAATGCTCCAGAAGTCATTAAACCAACAAACTCGGAAGTGGCTTGTAGAAATCTTAATCAATCACAGAATATTGTTTTAGACCATGGAAGTTTGAATGCTTCTGGTCATTTCTTCCAGGGACTTGGAGAAGCTGGTACAACAGCTAGCGGAAATTCCAGCTCAAAATGCCTTGAACCACAGGAAGGTGTAATGGCTGTGTGTAGTAGCCAAAAAAGCATTTCTCTCCCTGAAGTGTTTGAATCTCCTGAAGGATCCAGTTTCAAATCGCCACAACTTGCAGATGTTCAGCAGGGATGGAATTTACATATTTTTCCACCACCACAGCACCCTCCACAGCGTCCTTGGAATCCAATGGCTCCTGTGTTTTATCCATCAGGTGGAAATCACAGCTTTGTAATTCCAGTAGCTATCAGTCCGGGACAATGGAGGCCTGTTTCAGACTACAGGACGCATGGCAAAGGAATGCCTTTTCCTCCTCCAGTGGTTTCACATGTCTGGGATAGCAACGCATCTCCGAAGGTATGGGGAAATCAAGATGGAATCCAAAAATTGAACCTCTCTCAAGTACACCAACCACCTGTTTGTCCGGTAATGAGAAAAAAGACACATCTTGTAGGTCAAGTTCTTGTTCTTCTCAGAGGGGTTCCAGGATCAGGAAAATCTTTTTTGGCAAG GACTTTGCTTGAGGATAACCCAAGTGGAATCATTCTTAGTACTGATGATTACTTTTACAAAAACGGACAATATCAATATGATGCAAATTGCTTAGGAGAAGCACATGAGTGGAACAGGAAACAAG CCAAAGAAGCATTTGAAAAGAGAATCTCTCCTATAATAATAGACAACACAAACATACAGGCATGGGAGATGAAGCCTTACGTTGCTTTG TCTCAGCAGtacaaatacaaagtaatgtTCCGAGAGCCTGATACTTGGTGGAAGTTTAAACCAAAAGAGCTTGAAAG GCGAAACATTCATGGTGTATCTAAAGAAAAGATCCAAAGAATGTTGGAGCGTTATGAACGTTGCCTTACTGTTAACTCAGTCTTGAATTCTACTGTCCCAAAcaaatcagaaaatgctgattggaATGAAGTTCCTTGTCAGGGGGAAGGCTATGG GCAAAAAGAGGTACATGCGTATGTGAAAGAAGAGAGACTTTTTGCTTCGGCTTCAAAGCCTCCCCAATTAGCTGAAGAGGAGAAACATGCATCTGCTACATCTTCAGCAGTAGAAAATAACTTAGCAGATAAATGTTTtcaaaaagaagaggaggaaattgAAAATAATTTAAGACAACAAGTTTCTGAGAATAGCATTATTCAAAGTGGTGTGGAAATCAGTTTATCAGATTATGAAGAAAAAGAAGTGCCTTTGGGGCAAAAAACtgtaaaaagagaagaaatacatAGAATTACTGAAACAGAAACTTCTAAAACTAATGAGGTGAAATCTGTAGAAACCACACACTTGCATATCTGTTCTTTTGAACATATTCAAGAACATAGTGACAAGATTCTGGAAGTTCAAACTGAAAAAGATCAGTACAATGAAATTGAAGTAGAACCAGTAGTAACACATGAAAATAACATTATGAAACAAAATGGTTCATCTTTGGAGGTATCAGTGAGGCCAGAATTATTAAACTTTCTGGGTGACTGGCCTGTAGAACAAACAATCAGGCAGAGAACCAAAAGGACTAGAAGAATAGAAAAATTTCCTATGAAGCGTGATAAAGAGGATAAAGCAATGAGCCAGCATCTTCTTGATTCCCACAAGTCACAAGTGGACCTGGCAGATGTTCAGCAGGAAGTACTACCTGGTGAAAAAAGACAGGGGGAGGAAAATTTAGTCTCTGACTCTTTCTGTGTTCTTGGCGCAGATAAAATTACCCCAGAATTGCAAATGATGGGAGACTGGCCTGCTATGAGCTCTTTACAGCAGAGGCAACATAGATCAAGGAGAATATCAAAGAGAAGTCTAAGTGAATCTGATGAAGCTGGAAATAATAAATGTGATATACACAAAAATGTTCTTGACACAGTGAATATGCTTCATGGAACGTCTGTGAGCACTGAAGAGCTACAGGACACAGCGACATCACATTTTCAAGAACCTGAAAGAGTAGCTAGTGAAAATATCAGTGAGAAAAAGccccaacaaaataaaagaacacGGAAGCATCATAAATTAGCCCTCACGTTTACCAACAGCAGTGTAGCCCTCTCCAAACCGGAAGAACAGCTGGAAAAGGAACCTGAGAAACACATCTGTAAACAACCAAGCAGGTATTCACAGACTGAGCCACAGGATTTCGCGCTTTTATGGAGattagaaaagaaaattattatttctGAGAATATTATTTCCGAGAATACCAAAGTATTACATGGCAGATTAGAAGCATTCAGACCAAAAGATATGGATGCTGCTTCAAGTTCTCAAGAAAAAATACCCTATAGAGTTATGTATGATAAAAGCACACATGTGGAAGAAAGTGAACTTATCAGTATTGATGAATCTGAAAATCTGAATGTtctttgtaagctgtttgggTCCTTTTCATTCGATGCATTGAAAGACTTGTATGAAAGATGTAACAAGGATATTGTCTGGACCACAGGCCTGCTCTTGGATTCTGATGAAAAGTTGTGTAAAGGCGAAGACATTGAATGCTTGCAGGAGGCAGGAACTGAGCCAGCTACCGCAGACCTTGAATTCAAGGCAAATACAAACTATGGAGAGAATCTTAAAAATTCTGAACAAACCAGCCAAATAATTGGGACTGATGGTATCACTCAGCTTTCAGAAAACAATTTATCAGTGTGTTATGCAGAGAGTGAAACTGCAGACATACTTGAAACAGATGCTAAAATATCTGACTCACTAACAAGACTTCCACCGAGTGCTTCAGTAAAACTCAAAAATACCAAGGACATTGCTCCCAGAACTCAGGCAGAAGGTTCAGGAACAGATATCATCGAGCAGTCTGTTTCAGAGACACAGAAAATAAACTTAAGGGCCATGAGCCTTATTaatgaaacagaagaaaaaccaGTGATGCCACAGCTTGATGTGGGCTTATGTTTTCCTGAGACTTTCCATAAGGTGTTTAACACTGCtccaaacattttgaaatccaaaTTAAATAAGGAGATAGACAATAAATGTTCAGAAACATATCTAGAGAGTTCCAAAGTAAATAATATGATTCTTCCGTTACTGCAAATGGATCAAGCACCTTTGAAGAACTGTGCAAGTGATGTAGAAGAACTGGAAACCTATAAAGAAACTCAGGGGAATGATATGATAGCAACTGGAGGTGATAGAGAAGAAAGCAAACCTTCTAATATGGATGAAGATAGAACCAAGATATTGAACCCTGCTTCATTATCCTCAGGATCCATGAATATAAATTGCCTAGAATTGGCATTACCTCCTGAACTAGCCCTTCAACTGAAAGAAATATTTGGGCCAGTTGGCATTGACTCAG GATCTCTAACTGTTGAGGATTATGTGGTTCATATAGATCTGAATCTGGCCAAAGTGATTCATGAGAAATGGAAAGAATCTATTATG AAGAGACAAAGGATGGAAGATGAATATTATAAGCTGCTTATGCAAG AGCACAGACAATCAACTGCAGAGAAAGAAAATGGCCTGTTCCTCTCGATCATCAACAGACACACACAGTGA